A region from the Nocardioides exalbidus genome encodes:
- a CDS encoding lipase family alpha/beta hydrolase, protein MAARLLPSLSPQRRRLVVGAVVLALVAVVGIVVAVVVRRGPSVEPVAQDRPGPVLLVPGFGGSTAALEVLAADLESTGRDVRIVPARGNGTGDLRVRAADLGRAVDAALAETGAPSVDVVGYSAGGVVLRLYVADLGGGSTVRRAVTLSSPHHGTDLAGLAASFGAETCPEACQQLAPDSDLLRDLNAGDETPRGPVWVALWTEDDKTVVPPTSGELDGALDYAVQSVCPDLTVGHPDVPRTPAVVAMVEAALGPEAPARPDSRVCSHELSR, encoded by the coding sequence GTGGCCGCTCGACTGCTCCCCTCCCTGTCCCCGCAGCGTCGGCGACTGGTGGTCGGGGCCGTTGTGCTCGCGCTCGTCGCGGTGGTCGGCATCGTCGTCGCCGTCGTCGTACGCCGTGGGCCGTCGGTGGAGCCCGTCGCGCAGGACCGGCCGGGACCAGTGCTGCTGGTGCCGGGTTTCGGCGGCTCGACCGCCGCGCTGGAGGTGCTCGCTGCGGACCTCGAGTCCACCGGTCGCGACGTCAGGATCGTGCCGGCGCGGGGCAACGGGACCGGCGACCTGCGGGTCCGCGCCGCGGACCTCGGTCGCGCGGTCGACGCGGCGCTGGCGGAGACCGGGGCGCCGTCGGTCGACGTCGTCGGCTACTCCGCGGGCGGCGTCGTGCTGCGGCTCTACGTCGCCGACCTCGGTGGTGGCTCGACGGTCCGGCGTGCGGTGACCCTGTCCTCCCCGCACCACGGCACCGACCTCGCGGGCCTGGCCGCCTCCTTCGGCGCCGAGACCTGCCCGGAGGCCTGTCAGCAGCTGGCCCCGGACTCCGACCTGCTCCGCGACCTCAACGCCGGTGACGAGACCCCGCGGGGTCCGGTCTGGGTCGCGCTGTGGACCGAGGACGACAAGACCGTCGTCCCGCCGACCTCCGGCGAGCTCGACGGAGCCCTCGACTACGCCGTGCAGAGCGTGTGCCCCGACCTCACCGTGGGCCATCCCGACGTGCCCCGCACCCCGGCGGTGGTCGCGATGGTCGAGGCGGCCCTCGGTCCGGAGGCGCCCGCGAGGCCGGACTCCCGGGTCTGCTCGCACGAGCTCAGTCGGTGA
- a CDS encoding ABC transporter ATP-binding protein: MSAAREGAPSVIRTAALTKRFGRVTAVDAVDLDVREGDVYGFLGANGSGKTTTVRMLLGLVLATSGEMDVLGEPMPGSARSVLPRVGAMVEGPGAYPHLSGRANLAMFDATGPDGSRRTRGQRVEEALERVGLASVDMRPVRAYSLGMRQRLGLAAALLRRPRLLVLDEPTNGLDPQGINEIRTLLLELNREGTTVFLSSHLLGEIEQMCTRVGVLDGGRLVLQDQMDALRGPTGRTEVHTPDLDLARSLLATAHVEVEASDEASDGGGRLLVRGLEPADLNARLVEGGVRVTQLGPERRRLEDVVLAATTSGTDRFGREGARA, from the coding sequence ATGAGCGCCGCCCGCGAAGGTGCTCCCAGCGTGATCCGCACCGCTGCCCTCACCAAGCGCTTCGGACGGGTGACCGCGGTCGACGCCGTCGACCTCGACGTCCGCGAGGGCGACGTCTACGGCTTCCTCGGCGCCAACGGGTCGGGCAAGACCACGACCGTGCGGATGCTGCTCGGGCTGGTGCTGGCCACCTCCGGCGAGATGGACGTGCTCGGCGAGCCGATGCCCGGGTCCGCGAGGTCCGTGCTGCCCCGGGTGGGAGCGATGGTCGAGGGGCCGGGCGCCTACCCGCACCTCTCCGGTCGCGCCAACCTGGCGATGTTCGACGCCACCGGTCCCGACGGCTCGCGCCGCACCCGCGGCCAGCGGGTCGAGGAGGCCCTCGAGCGCGTGGGCCTGGCCAGCGTCGACATGCGCCCGGTGCGGGCGTACTCCCTCGGCATGCGCCAGCGCCTCGGCCTGGCGGCCGCACTCCTGCGACGCCCCCGCCTGCTGGTGCTCGACGAGCCGACCAACGGCCTCGACCCGCAGGGCATCAACGAGATCCGCACGCTGCTGCTGGAGCTCAACCGCGAGGGGACGACCGTGTTCCTCTCCAGCCACCTGCTCGGCGAGATCGAGCAGATGTGCACCCGGGTCGGCGTGCTGGACGGCGGACGGCTCGTGCTGCAGGACCAGATGGACGCACTGCGCGGCCCCACCGGGCGCACCGAGGTGCACACCCCGGACCTGGACCTGGCCCGGAGCCTGCTCGCGACGGCGCACGTCGAGGTCGAGGCATCCGACGAGGCTTCAGACGGGGGTGGGCGGCTGCTGGTCCGCGGACTCGAGCCCGCCGACCTCAACGCGCGCCTGGTGGAGGGCGGCGTACGCGTCACGCAGCTGGGTCCGGAACGGCGACGCCTCGAGGACGTGGTGCTCGCGGCCACGACCTCCGGCACGGACCGCTTCGGTCGTGAGGGGGCGCGCGCGTGA
- a CDS encoding TadE/TadG family type IV pilus assembly protein, whose product MIRRARTSERGAAVVDFVLVLLVLLPLVIGILQLALVLHVRNTLASAASEGARHAAVAGSSAYAGQVKTQGLIDGALSKDFDRTVVVRSALVGGAPGYEAVIEADVGILGLGVPGVHVRVAGHAVAEVGATP is encoded by the coding sequence GTGATCCGTCGCGCTCGCACCAGCGAGCGCGGGGCCGCGGTGGTCGACTTCGTCCTGGTGCTGCTGGTCCTGCTGCCGCTGGTCATCGGCATCCTGCAGCTCGCGCTCGTGCTGCACGTGCGCAACACCCTGGCCTCGGCTGCCTCCGAGGGTGCGCGCCACGCCGCGGTCGCCGGCTCGTCGGCGTACGCCGGACAGGTGAAGACGCAGGGGCTCATCGACGGCGCCCTCTCGAAGGACTTCGACCGCACCGTCGTCGTACGCTCGGCGCTGGTCGGCGGTGCGCCGGGCTACGAGGCGGTCATCGAGGCCGACGTGGGCATCCTCGGCCTGGGTGTCCCGGGCGTCCACGTCCGCGTCGCCGGGCACGCCGTCGCCGAGGTCGGAGCGACCCCGTGA
- a CDS encoding ABC transporter permease: protein MIRAELAKLLRNRRTWGTIAIIDALPTLVAVLLAITDLGPRPGTGPAFLSAVLTDGTLFPLAALAMVLPLFLPIAVALTAGEAIAGEAQQGTLRYLLIRPVGRTRLLVAKLVAVMAFVVVTVLVVAVTSYVVGLLLLGDQTVTVTGPTTSVSGTPMSTPELVGRTGLAFGYAMLCMLGVAAIALFLSTVARSPLGAAMGAMTLLVASTLLLTLDAAQALHPYLLTRHWLAFVDLFRDPIRWDDVLRGVLVQGAYVVVFLGAAWASFTTKDITD, encoded by the coding sequence GTGATCCGGGCCGAGCTCGCCAAGCTGCTGCGCAACCGGCGCACCTGGGGCACGATCGCGATCATCGACGCGCTGCCCACGCTGGTGGCCGTGCTGCTCGCCATCACCGACCTCGGGCCGCGTCCCGGCACCGGGCCGGCCTTCCTGTCCGCCGTGCTGACCGACGGGACGCTCTTCCCGCTGGCCGCGCTCGCGATGGTGCTGCCCCTCTTCCTGCCGATCGCCGTGGCCCTCACCGCGGGGGAGGCGATCGCGGGAGAGGCGCAGCAGGGCACGCTGCGCTACCTGCTGATCCGCCCGGTCGGCCGGACCCGCCTGCTCGTGGCCAAGCTGGTGGCCGTCATGGCGTTCGTCGTGGTCACCGTGCTCGTCGTCGCGGTGACGTCGTACGTCGTCGGGCTGCTCCTGCTGGGCGACCAGACGGTCACCGTCACGGGACCCACGACGAGCGTCTCGGGCACGCCCATGTCGACGCCCGAGCTGGTGGGCCGGACGGGCCTGGCCTTCGGCTACGCGATGCTCTGCATGCTGGGTGTCGCCGCCATCGCCCTGTTCCTGTCGACCGTGGCGCGCTCACCGCTCGGCGCGGCGATGGGTGCGATGACCCTGCTGGTGGCCTCGACGCTGCTGCTCACGCTCGACGCGGCGCAGGCGCTGCACCCCTACCTGCTGACCCGGCACTGGCTGGCGTTCGTCGACCTCTTCCGCGACCCGATCCGGTGGGACGACGTGCTGCGCGGGGTGCTGGTGCAGGGCGCCTACGTCGTCGTCTTCCTCGGCGCGGCCTGGGCGAGCTTCACCACCAAGGACATCACCGACTGA
- a CDS encoding pilus assembly protein TadG-related protein, whose protein sequence is MRDRAGRDEGGQVTLLIIGFAAILLMAVVVVVDASAAYLRRQGLDNLADGAALYGADLGSAGIYEQGLDADRLLQQEAAVEAAVRDYLGRAAAGRKFPGIEVAVDVDPVGRSVTVRLRAPLELPLSIPGGPDAPVVGASSTAAVTIRPG, encoded by the coding sequence GTGAGGGACCGGGCCGGTCGCGACGAGGGCGGGCAGGTGACCCTGCTGATCATCGGCTTCGCCGCCATCTTGCTGATGGCGGTCGTGGTCGTCGTCGACGCGTCGGCGGCGTACCTCCGCCGGCAGGGGCTCGACAACCTCGCCGACGGAGCGGCCCTCTACGGCGCTGACCTCGGGTCGGCCGGCATCTACGAGCAGGGGCTCGACGCCGACCGGCTGCTCCAGCAGGAGGCGGCCGTCGAGGCTGCGGTGCGGGACTACCTCGGGCGAGCCGCTGCGGGGAGGAAGTTCCCCGGCATCGAGGTCGCCGTCGACGTCGACCCGGTCGGGCGGTCGGTCACGGTTCGCCTCCGCGCGCCGCTCGAGCTGCCGCTGTCGATCCCCGGCGGGCCCGACGCGCCGGTGGTGGGCGCCAGCAGCACCGCCGCGGTGACGATCCGACCCGGGTGA